CCACGATTGTCGCCAGCCAGAAGTGCCCGCGGAAGCGGTACGCCATCAGGCCGACCACCCCGATTGCCAGGTCGCCCATTGCGTTCTCCCATTGGAACCCGCCGTCGCCGCGCGTATAGCCGATCAACTCGGCGGTCCGCTCGCCGTCGAAGACGTGGTATCCCGCGCCGATGATCGATACCACGCCCACGATCAGCACCATCCACCACAGCATATGGATGTCCGCGGCTGGGCGGTGCCGGTGACGCCGGCTCTGCACGAACGCACCGATTAGCGCGACGATTACCCCGACAATGGTGAACATTCCAACACCCTTCCCTAGCTTTAGGGTCCCGTCATGCTGTCGAATCTCATTGACCGCACGCAACACTAGCGGACGGGCTGGCGCTCACCGCTGTTGCGGGCGTCCCGAGAACGCCGGCCGAGTAATGGGGGAGCGGACCTTTCCGTACTTCATATCGCTTTTGCCGGTCCGGACGCGTGGTGGTAAGCGCTGCCTCGTGGTTCGCGCACCCACAGGGTGTCCGCTTTGCCGACCGCGGTTCCCTCGTCGATCAACTGGCGCTTGAGCACCTTGTGTGTGGCGGTGCTGGGAAGGTCGGCCGCGATGCGGATGTATCGTGGCCGGGCTTTAGTGGATAGGTCAGGCTGGGCGTCCAGAAATGCTTCGAACGCGTCAGGGTCGAAGGTGTCACCTGCTCGCAAGACCAACGCCGCCATCACCTGATCGCCGACGTATTCGTCCGGGACGGCATACACCGCGACACGGTTAATAGCCTTGTATCGTAATAGAATTCGCTCGATTGGTGCCGCTGTCAGGTTCTCGCCGTCTACCCGCATCCAGTCGGCGGTGCGGCCAGCAAGGTAGATCCAGCCTTCAGAGTCCCGGTATGCGAGGTCTCCAGACCAGTACATGCCGTGGCGCATGCGCTCGGCGTTGGCTTCGGGGTCATTGTAGTAGCCGGTGAAGAAGCCCGACCCCGTCGTGTTGACCAACTCACCTATGGCTTCATCGGCGTTGGTGAGTGCTCCGTGAGCGTCGAACCGCGCGACGGCGCACTCGGTGACGGTTTCGCCGTTGTACACCGCGACCCCGTGGGCTCCCCGGCCGATCGAGCCCGGTGGCGTGCCGGGTTCGCGGATCACGATGACCGCGTTCTCGGTCGAGCCAAAGCCGTCCTCGACCTGGACTCCGAAGCGGCGTGAGAATTCCTCGATGTCTTTGTCATTGGCCTCGTTGCCGAAAGCCACCCGCAGCGGATTGTCGGCATCGTCGTCGCGTTCGGGGGTGGCAAGGATATAGGCGAGCGGCTTGCCGACGTAGTTCATATAAGTGGCGTGGTATCGGCGGACGTCGTCGAGGAAGCCGGTCGCCGAAAACGTCGCCGGCGCGATCGCGGCACCGGAGACCACCGCTGGCGCCCATCCCGCGACCACCGCGTTGGAGTGAAACAGCGGCATGGATACATAGCAGGTGTCCTGTTCGGTGAGCCCGAAGCGCTCGGTGAGGCTACGCCCGGCGAACGTGGCCATTAGGTGTGACACCGGTACCGCTTTGGGATTTCCGCTGGTGCCGGACGTGAAGATCATCATGAACGGATCCATCGTGTCGACTTCTCGATAGGGGACAAAGGCGCCGTCACCAGCCACCAATTCAGCCCACCGCGGTGTCGAGGTATCAAGGATCCGCGCGCCCGCGAGGTCTAAACCGTCCAACAGCGCTCGGTGGTCGGCATCGGTCACCACGATCTGGCAATCGGCTCGCCTGACGTCAGCGGCCAGTGCATCGCCACGTCGCGTTGTGTTCAGGCCACACAGCACATAGCCGCCCAACCCGGCCGCAGCCAGCTGGGCCAGCATCTCGGGCGTATTCCCCAGCAGAGAGCCGATATGCGTCGGACGTTGCGGATCGGCGATTGTGATGAGGGCCGCCGCGCGGGCCGCCGACTCCGCCAGGTACTGACTCCAAGTCCATTGCAGACCACCGTATTTCACGGCAATCGTTGGATCGGATACGTGCTGGCGCAAGAGCGATTGAATCGTGTCGGTCATGAATTCGCTCCCATGTCGAGTCGCGGGCTTTGGCCGCGACGCTGTCATCCAGCATGATCGCCACGATGCCATCAATGGCCAGGAGGTCGCGACATGACAACAAGATCACCACGCCGGCAGTGGATTGCCTCACGATCGAACGTCTAGATTCTCCCGCGTCCGGCGCCCCTCAGGTCACCCCTTATGCTAGGGCGCTAATGGGCGAGACAACCACGTGCGCGATCATCGGCGGCGGCCCGGCCGGGATGGTTCTGGGCCTGCTGTTGGCGCGGGCAGGTGTGCAGGTCACCCTGTTGGAGAAGCACGGAGACTTCCTGCGCGACTTTCGTGGCGACACGGTGCATCCGACGACGATGCGGCTACTCGACGAGCTTGGGCTGTGGGAACGCTTTGCGGCTTTGCCCTACAGCGAGGTCCGCACGGCCACATTGCATTCGAATGGTCGCGCGGTGACCTACATCGACTTCGAGCGACTGCATCAGCCCTACCCCTATGTCGCAATGGTGCCGCAATGGGACCTGCTGAACCTGCTGGCGGAGGCCGCCCAAGCGGAACCGAGCTTTACGCTGCGGATGAAAACCGAGGTGACCGGGTTGCTGCGGGAGGGCGGCAAAGTTACGGGGGTGCGCTATCAAGGAGCCGAGGGCCCGGGTGAATTGCGGGCGGAATTGACCGTGGCGTGCGACGGCCGATGGTCGATCGCCCGGCACGAGGCTGGACTGAAGGCGCGTGAATTCCCGGTGAACTTTGACGTGTGGTGGTTCAAGCTGCCACGTGAAGGTGACGCCGAGTTCTCGTTCCTGCCGCGATTCTCCCCGGGCAAGGGGCTCGGCGTGATCCCACGCGAAGGTTATTTCCAGATCGCCTACCTCGGGCCCAAGGGAACCGACGCTCAGTTGCGCGAGCGAGGTATCGAGGAATTCCGTCGGGACGTCAGCGAACTGCTGCCCGAAGCGACGGCATCGGTGGCGGCGCTAGCGTCCATGGACGAGGTCAAGCACCTCAACGTCAAGGTGAATCGGTTGCGTCGTTGGCACATTGATGGGCTGCTGTGCATCGGCGACGCGGCGCACGCGATGTCACCGGTGGCGGGAGTCGGCATCAACCTAGCGGTCCAAGATGCGGTCGCGGCAGCGACCATCTTGGCCGAACCGCTGCGTGAGCATCGAGTCAGCAGCCGCCACCTGGCAGCGGTACGGCGTCGTCGCGCATTTCCCACCGCGGTGACCCAAGCGGTGCAGCGGGTGTTGCACCGAAGGCTGCTCGGCCCGCTGCTGCAGGGCCGGGACCCCACGCCGCCGGCGGCCCTGCTTGGCCTGGTCGAACGGCTGCCATGGCTCTCGGCGGTGCCCGCCTACTTTGTGGGAGTTGGAGTCCGGCCTGAGCATGCTCCGGCCTTCGCACGTCGCGGGCCCGGCAACCGCAAAGGCCCTTGAGCCGACATGCGCGCCGCCGCGAATCGGCGTCTTGGGTATAGCCCGGATAGCGCCGTTGGCGCTCATCAAGCCGGTCAGCGGGAGCGTCGTGGTGGCAGCACGTGATGTGTCGCGGGTGGCGCGACCATGGACGCTGGCTGCTATGCCGTCCACATGGCCCACACGTTCGGTGGGGCCACGCCGGAAGTGGTTTCGGCGCAAGCCAAATTACGCGATCCAGCGGTCGATCGGGCCATGACGGCCGAACTGAAATTTCCAGGCGGGCACACCGGCGGGATCCGCTGTTCAATGCGGTCGTCGGATCTGTTGAATGTGAGCGCTCGAGTGGTCGGCGACCGTGGCGAGTTGCGCGTGCTCAATCCGGTTGTGCCCCAACTCTTCCACCGATTGCCGCCCCTCGCATGCGTATCAGCTCGACGCTTTCGCTGCCGCAGTGCTGCGCGGGCAAGCGGTCAAGACGACGCCCAAGGACGCGGTCGAGAACATGAGCGCGATCCACGCGATCTATCGGGCCGCCGGGCTCCCATCGCGCAACCCGAGCTGAATATGGTCGCCGCGAGCGGGTCCGCCGCCTGACAGGCCAATGGCGTCGGTCGCTTACCCGCCAGGGTTAGGACGTGGTGCCTTGGAAGAAACCCGCCAGGTTGGTGCCGATATTGGCAAAGCCGGAAACGACGCTGGCTACCGAGAACGGCAGGATGCCCCTGTTGGCGAAGCCTGAGACGCCGCTGCCAAGGTTGGAAAAGCCCGAGGATAGCCCGCCGAAGTTCTGATAGCCCGAGCCGCCCAACAGCCCGGCCGGGTTGGTGTTGAACCAACCCGAGAGGCCCGAGCCGTTGTTGCCGAAGCCCGAGTTGCCGCCCGCACCGGAATTGAAGAAGCCCGACGAAGGCGCGGTGCTCGAGTTGAAGTAGCCCGGCCCCCCGGGGATCGCGAAGGCCCCGATCGTGGTGCTGGGCAGGTGGATGCCGGGAACGGTGAGCGGGGGCGTGGTGAAGCCCCCCACGCCGATCGGCTCGATGGTGAGCGGTGGGGTGGTGATGGGTGGGGTGGTGATTTGGGGGAGGGTGAAGCCGGTGAGGTTGATGGGGTCGATGGTCAGCGGTGGGGTGGTGATGGGTGGGGTGGTGATTTGGGGGAGGGTGAAGCCGGTGAGGTTGATGGGGTCGATGGTCAGCGGTGGGGTGGTGATGGGTGGGGTGGTGATTTGCGGCAGGGTGAACCCGCCGACGCCGATCGAGTTGATGGTTAGCTCCGGGGTGATGATTTCCTGGGTGGTGATCTGCGGCAGAGTGAAGCCGCCCACGCCGATCGGAGGGATCGCGAACTCCGGGGTGGTGATAGCTGGGGTGGTGATCTGCGGCAGGGTGAAGCCATCGACGTTGATAGCGGGGACATCGATCCCGGGTATGTTGAAGGCGGGCAGAAAGAATGAACCGATGACAATAGGGCCGGTCAATGTGTATGGGTGAACCACCAATTGTGGTAAGTCAAACTCACCGAAGATGAGGGCGCCATTGGTGAAAGTACTAAGCCCGCCGCCGGGCGGCTGAAGCGCAGGCACATTGGTCTGGAATTGTAGGGTAAAGGGTATTCCAAAAGCCGGTACTGTTATCCTAGGTGTGCTTAGGAAAACATCCCAGCCTATGGAGGGCAGGCCAAATTGGCCCACGCCAATCTGGCCGACCGTTATCGGTTGAGTATGTATCGCAGGTAGACTAAAGCCACCGATTGTGATACCCGCGGGTATCGTCAGCTGCGGAATAGTTACTTCCGGAATCTGCAATGGCGGCAAATTAAAAGCACCCACCGTAATGGGCGGGACCGTCACCGGCGGAATGGCTACGGAAGGAATACTCAGCGGAGGCAACTGAAAGCCGCTTACGGTGATGTTGGCGGGTGTGGTGGCGGCCGGGATGTTCAACGACGGCAACGTCAACCCGGGCAGGCTGAAGGCGCCGACGGTGATGTTGGCTGGTGTGGTGGCGGCCGGGATGTTCAACGACGGCAACGTCAACCCGGGCAGGCTGAAGGCGCCGACGGTGATGTTGGCTGGTGTGGTGGCGGCCGGGATGTTCAACGACGGCAACGTCAACCCGGGCAGGCTGAAGGCGCCGACGGTGATGTTGGCTGGTGTGGTGGCGGCCGGGATGTTCAACGACGGCAACGTCAACCCGGGCAGGCTGAAGGCACCCACGGTGATGTTGGCTGGTGTGGTGGCGGCCGGGATGTTCAACGACGGCAACGTCAACCCGGGCAGGCTGAAGGCGCCGACGGTGATGTTGGCCGGTGTGGTGGCGGCCGGGATGTTCAGCGACGGCAGCGTTATTGCCGGCAGACTGAAGGCGGGAACCGATATCCCCGGTATTTGCAGCGGCGGCAGAGTCAGATCAGGTGTCGTAATACTGAACTGCAGGCTGCCCTGCCCCACGCCCCGGTAGAAGACGCCATTGTTCATGTCACCCGTGTTGAACAGCCCATTATTCATGTGGCCAATATTGAAGACACCAGTGTTGATATTTCCGGCGTTGAGGAAACCCGTGTTAGCATTTCCCGTGTTGAACGTGCCGGTGTTGGACGACCCCGGATTGAAGTCGCCCATGTTATAACTGCCGGTGTTCAGGCTGCCTGTGTTCGCGTTGCCGACGTCCAACATACCGGTGTTAAACGAGCCCGCATTGAAGAAGCCCGTGTTCCCGTGTCCAGAATTCCAGCCACCGGTGTTGAAATTACCCGAGTTTCCGATGCCAAAGTTTCCATTGCCGGAGTTGAAGAAGCCGACGTTTCCGCTGCCCGAGTTGAACAATCCGAAATTCCCGGTGCCCGAGTTGAGCCCGCCGATTCCGATCTGGTTGTTGCCGGTAAGACCGATGCCGATGTTGTTGTTGCCAGTGTTGCCAAAGCCGAAGTTGCCCAAGCCGGTGTTGGCAAACCCGGTGTTGAGATTGCCAAGGTTTCCCACGCCGACATTGTTGCTGCCGAGGTTCCCGAAGCCGATGTTGTTATTACCCAGGCTTGCTGAGCCGATATTGGAGTTACCGAAATTTCCGGACCCGAAATTGTAGTTGCCAAGGTTGGCGTTGCCGATGTTGGCAAGGCCGTTGTTGGCGTTGCCGACGTTGCCACCGCCGACGTTGGCTATGCCCAGGTTGATGGCGGTGGGTCCGCCCGCAAGCGCCGGTATGCCTGCGGCTGCGGTCATGGCGGCCGCAGGCGCGCCGCTGGCCAACCAAGCCGGCAAGCCAGCCAGGTTCTGCAGCGGTTTACTGAACGGGGACAGCGCCGAGGCGATCGCCGATGCCCCGGCATGGTAGGCAGACATCGCCGACACATCGGCAGCCCACATTTGCTCGTACGTGGCTTCAATGGCAGCGATCGCCGGAGCGTTCTGTCCAAACAGGTTCGACATCACCAGCGACACCAGGTCGGCACGGTTGGCCGCCACCAGCATCGGCTGCACCACCGCCGTCT
Above is a window of Mycobacterium tuberculosis H37Rv DNA encoding:
- a CDS encoding oxidoreductase, yielding MIATMPSMARRSRHDNKITTPAVDCLTIERLDSPASGAPQVTPYARALMGETTTCAIIGGGPAGMVLGLLLARAGVQVTLLEKHGDFLRDFRGDTVHPTTMRLLDELGLWERFAALPYSEVRTATLHSNGRAVTYIDFERLHQPYPYVAMVPQWDLLNLLAEAAQAEPSFTLRMKTEVTGLLREGGKVTGVRYQGAEGPGELRAELTVACDGRWSIARHEAGLKAREFPVNFDVWWFKLPREGDAEFSFLPRFSPGKGLGVIPREGYFQIAYLGPKGTDAQLRERGIEEFRRDVSELLPEATASVAALASMDEVKHLNVKVNRLRRWHIDGLLCIGDAAHAMSPVAGVGINLAVQDAVAAATILAEPLREHRVSSRHLAAVRRRRAFPTAVTQAVQRVLHRRLLGPLLQGRDPTPPAALLGLVERLPWLSAVPAYFVGVGVRPEHAPAFARRGPGNRKGP
- the fadD1 gene encoding fatty-acid--CoA ligase FadD1 (fatty-acid-CoA synthetase (fatty-acid-CoA synthase)) is translated as MTDTIQSLLRQHVSDPTIAVKYGGLQWTWSQYLAESAARAAALITIADPQRPTHIGSLLGNTPEMLAQLAAAGLGGYVLCGLNTTRRGDALAADVRRADCQIVVTDADHRALLDGLDLAGARILDTSTPRWAELVAGDGAFVPYREVDTMDPFMMIFTSGTSGNPKAVPVSHLMATFAGRSLTERFGLTEQDTCYVSMPLFHSNAVVAGWAPAVVSGAAIAPATFSATGFLDDVRRYHATYMNYVGKPLAYILATPERDDDADNPLRVAFGNEANDKDIEEFSRRFGVQVEDGFGSTENAVIVIREPGTPPGSIGRGAHGVAVYNGETVTECAVARFDAHGALTNADEAIGELVNTTGSGFFTGYYNDPEANAERMRHGMYWSGDLAYRDSEGWIYLAGRTADWMRVDGENLTAAPIERILLRYKAINRVAVYAVPDEYVGDQVMAALVLRAGDTFDPDAFEAFLDAQPDLSTKARPRYIRIAADLPSTATHKVLKRQLIDEGTAVGKADTLWVREPRGSAYHHASGPAKAI
- the PPE24 gene encoding PPE family protein PPE24 (Member of the Mycobacterium tuberculosis PPE protein family), yielding MNFSVLPPEINSALIFAGAGPEPMAAAATAWDGLAMELASAAASFGSVTSGLVGGAWQGASSSAMAAAAAPYAAWLAAAAVQAEQTAAQAAAMIAEFEAVKTAVVQPMLVAANRADLVSLVMSNLFGQNAPAIAAIEATYEQMWAADVSAMSAYHAGASAIASALSPFSKPLQNLAGLPAWLASGAPAAAMTAAAGIPALAGGPTAINLGIANVGGGNVGNANNGLANIGNANLGNYNFGSGNFGNSNIGSASLGNNNIGFGNLGSNNVGVGNLGNLNTGFANTGLGNFGFGNTGNNNIGIGLTGNNQIGIGGLNSGTGNFGLFNSGSGNVGFFNSGNGNFGIGNSGNFNTGGWNSGHGNTGFFNAGSFNTGMLDVGNANTGSLNTGSYNMGDFNPGSSNTGTFNTGNANTGFLNAGNINTGVFNIGHMNNGLFNTGDMNNGVFYRGVGQGSLQFSITTPDLTLPPLQIPGISVPAFSLPAITLPSLNIPAATTPANITVGAFSLPGLTLPSLNIPAATTPANITVGAFSLPGLTLPSLNIPAATTPANITVGAFSLPGLTLPSLNIPAATTPANITVGAFSLPGLTLPSLNIPAATTPANITVGAFSLPGLTLPSLNIPAATTPANITVSGFQLPPLSIPSVAIPPVTVPPITVGAFNLPPLQIPEVTIPQLTIPAGITIGGFSLPAIHTQPITVGQIGVGQFGLPSIGWDVFLSTPRITVPAFGIPFTLQFQTNVPALQPPGGGLSTFTNGALIFGEFDLPQLVVHPYTLTGPIVIGSFFLPAFNIPGIDVPAINVDGFTLPQITTPAITTPEFAIPPIGVGGFTLPQITTQEIITPELTINSIGVGGFTLPQITTPPITTPPLTIDPINLTGFTLPQITTPPITTPPLTIDPINLTGFTLPQITTPPITTPPLTIEPIGVGGFTTPPLTVPGIHLPSTTIGAFAIPGGPGYFNSSTAPSSGFFNSGAGGNSGFGNNGSGLSGWFNTNPAGLLGGSGYQNFGGLSSGFSNLGSGVSGFANRGILPFSVASVVSGFANIGTNLAGFFQGTTS
- a CDS encoding integral membrane protein: MLRAVNEIRQHDGTLKLGKGVGMFTIVGVIVALIGAFVQSRRHRHRPAADIHMLWWMVLIVGVVSIIGAGYHVFDGERTAELIGYTRGDGGFQWENAMGDLAIGVVGLMAYRFRGHFWLATIVVLTIQYVGDAAGHIYYWVVENNTNPYNIGVPLWTDILLPIVMWALYAWSWHSNGDAVPKGQP